In Aspergillus nidulans FGSC A4 chromosome II, the genomic stretch TTCGACGAGATTGTCGACGCGCGCCGAGGCGATCAGGTgcaatggctgcagctgtACGTGAACAAAGACCGCGCCATCACCAAGCGGATCATCGAGCACGCCGAGGCCCGCGGCTGCAAGGGACTCTTCATCACCGTTGACGCCCCTCAACTTGGCCGCCGTGAAAAGGACATGCGATCCAAGTTCTCGGATGTTGGCTCCAATGTTCAGGCAACCGGAGGCGATGAAGTCGACCGCTCCCAGGGTGCCGCCCGCGCCATCTCATCATTCATCGATCCCTCGCTATCGTGGAAGGACATTCCTTGGTTCCAGTCTGTCACCAAGATGCCCATTGTCCTCAAAGGCGTCCAGTGTGTTGAAGATGTCCTCCGCGCCGTCGAGGCCGGAGTCCAGGGTGTCGTTCTCTCCAACCACGGTGGTCGCCAACTCGACACTGCCCCATCGGGCATTGAAGTCCTCGCCCAGGTCATGCCGATCTTGCGCGAGCGCGGCTGGGAGAACCGCATCGAGATCTTCATTGACGGCGGTATCCGCCGTGCAACTGATATTCTCAAAGCTCTCTGCCTAGGCGCCAAGGGCGTTGGTATCGGCCGTCCTTTCCTGTTTGCCATGTCTGCATACGGCCAGCCTGGTGTCAACCGAGCCATGCAGCTCCTGAAAGACGAACTCGAGATGAACATGCGCTTGATCGGTGCCCAGAAGATCGCAGACCTCAACCCTAGTATGGTTGACGTGCGCGGTCTGGTTGGTGGTCACAGTGCGTCTGTGCCAGCCGATACGCTGAGCCTGGGTGCTTACGACCCTCTTCAGGCTCCGAGGTTCAGTGAGAAGGCCAAGCTGTAaagatttttttttctgtGCCTCTCGTGCAGCCGACGATGTTATGGGTAGTCGATTAGATTTGTATATAATACCCCATTTAGAGTAAACGTATTTATTATTTTACCTCCATCAAATAGTCCCTCTCATGTTCAATTGGCTATCCTCTGCCCCTGATTTTAACAATGCCTATATCAATGCTTAAGATGGTCATCTCTAGAGTTAACTATCTTATCTTATCTATCTTCATGAAGCTTAAGGGCCGATCCTTTAGAACGAGTCGCGTGGCATAAGGAGACGGACTAAATCGGTGAACCATGGGTATACTATCCATATGTTATTCTATCGACGACTATTGATTACCATAGCGTATAGGTCGATGAAAATAAATGATAATGTCGAGGCTGAAAAGGCTGTTGATGGCCGGGATCGGAATGGGCGCGCGGACCCGCCCGTGGCTGAAAAAAGGT encodes the following:
- a CDS encoding L-lactate dehydrogenase (cytochrome) (transcript_id=CADANIAT00004799), which produces MTNNKLTGADVAKHNSKDSCWVIVHGKAYDVTEFLPEHPGGQKIILKYAGKDATEEFDPIHPPDTLDKYLDSSKHLGEVDMATVEQEEKAHDPEEDARQERIERMPPLSACYNLLDFETVARSVMKKTAWAYYSSGADDEITMRENHQAFQKIWFRPRVLVDVENVDFSTKMLGTKCSIPFYVTATALGKLGNPEGEVVLTRAAHDHDVIQMIPTLASCSFDEIVDARRGDQVQWLQLYVNKDRAITKRIIEHAEARGCKGLFITVDAPQLGRREKDMRSKFSDVGSNVQATGGDEVDRSQGAARAISSFIDPSLSWKDIPWFQSVTKMPIVLKGVQCVEDVLRAVEAGVQGVVLSNHGGRQLDTAPSGIEVLAQVMPILRERGWENRIEIFIDGGIRRATDILKALCLGAKGVGIGRPFLFAMSAYGQPGVNRAMQLLKDELEMNMRLIGAQKIADLNPSMVDVRGLVGGHSASVPADTLSLGAYDPLQAPRFSEKAKL